The segment GCGGCGCGACGGTCGACGCCCGGCGCCATGACGACGAGAACGATGCTCCCGGCGAGGCTCATGTCGCCCTCGGCGCAAAGCCCTTGCGGGCAAATTTGTCCCAGCCTTGCTTGCCCTTCATGAAGTCCCAGAGCCCTTTGAGTTGCCACGCCACCAGGTACTGGCGGTAGCCGAGGTTCGAGATGAAGCCGGCAAACAAGAGCACGACGATGTCCCTCAGGCGGCCGTAGCGAAAGAGCGTCATTCCCTCGGCATCGGTCTTCGTGCCGCGCGAAGACATCACGCAGAGAAGCACCGAGAGTGAGCTCAGCGCGAGGTTCACGGCGGCCGCGAGGCCAATGAAGGTGAGGAGGGCCGTGCCTGAGAGGACGCCGAGGGCCAGCGTCATCAGGAGAATGATGTAGCCGGCACACTCGATGATCGGCGCCGCAGCCTCGAAGACGAGCTGGTACGGGAGCGAGAAGAGCCCGATCTGCTTGAAGCGCGGGTTGAACATCATGCTGCGGTGGTAGCTAAGGACCTCCAAGAGGCCGCGATACCAGCGCGAGCGCTGCTTGCCGATGTCGCGATAGTTTTCCGGCGCTTCTGTCCAGGCCGTGGCGAAGGGCAGAATGACCACTTTGCCGGGGATCTTCTTGTCGAGCAGGAAGCGATGAAGGCGGACGACGATCTCCATGTCTTCGCAGACGGTGTGCACCCCGGCGCCGCAATATTCGATGCCAACCTTGGAGCGCATGGTCTTGGTGAGAAACCCGCCGATGCGAAGCACCAAGTCGCGACGCATGAGCGCAAAGACGCCGAAGAGCACGAGGAGCGAGCGCAAGGCGGCGAAGGCCACGCGGCCTTGGGCGA is part of the Myxococcales bacterium genome and harbors:
- a CDS encoding glycosyltransferase family 2 protein, whose product is MRLVTTLLFALDAAVLAYIVVFFAINMAFVLMSLRRIGEVLAQEHVSPALAKEKDHFLPHITLLVPAYNEEVTICESIRSLLRLRYPSFEIVICNDGSKDKTVEELLRAFHFVRTELDYDDRLATAPIRGFYEVRGPLPTGLRRLMLIDKENGGKADALNACINVAQGEYVTSMDADSLLTPDALLLAARPIVEDKEGIVAVGVQVGISNGSLVENGRVVEMRLPKTWIGRFQIVEYMRSFAQGRVAFAALRSLLVLFGVFALMRRDLVLRIGGFLTKTMRSKVGIEYCGAGVHTVCEDMEIVVRLHRFLLDKKIPGKVVILPFATAWTEAPENYRDIGKQRSRWYRGLLEVLSYHRSMMFNPRFKQIGLFSLPYQLVFEAAAPIIECAGYIILLMTLALGVLSGTALLTFIGLAAAVNLALSSLSVLLCVMSSRGTKTDAEGMTLFRYGRLRDIVVLLFAGFISNLGYRQYLVAWQLKGLWDFMKGKQGWDKFARKGFAPRAT